A single region of the Thermodesulfatator indicus DSM 15286 genome encodes:
- a CDS encoding transposase, with translation MDIRIKEVMRHHEDLIERLKGIPGVSEVSARAILAEVGPDLRSFPNERALASWAGVCPGNNESGGKRISGKSPVKKHPLRSVLIEVSWAATRKKGTYYAAKYRQLRARRGPKKAIGAIAHKILKAVYFIIKEGQEYRELGANHLKQINRERLLTKIKEEAERLGYKVVAA, from the coding sequence ATGGATATAAGGATCAAGGAAGTAATGAGACACCATGAAGATTTAATAGAGAGATTAAAAGGGATACCAGGAGTAAGTGAAGTTTCAGCGCGAGCTATTTTGGCAGAAGTAGGGCCGGATCTGAGAAGTTTTCCAAATGAGAGGGCGCTAGCCAGTTGGGCAGGAGTTTGTCCAGGGAATAACGAAAGTGGAGGAAAGAGGATTAGCGGCAAGAGCCCGGTAAAGAAACATCCTTTAAGAAGCGTTTTGATAGAGGTGTCTTGGGCGGCCACGAGGAAGAAAGGGACATATTATGCGGCAAAATATAGGCAACTTCGTGCTCGTCGAGGGCCTAAGAAAGCCATAGGGGCCATAGCGCATAAGATATTGAAAGCGGTGTATTTTATCATCAAAGAGGGTCAGGAATACAGGGAATTAGGGGCAAATCATCTGAAGCAGATAAATAGGGAGAGATTATTGACAAAAATAAAAGAAGAAGCAGAAAGACTTGGGTATAAAGTGGTAGCGGCATAA